One Triticum dicoccoides isolate Atlit2015 ecotype Zavitan chromosome 5B, WEW_v2.0, whole genome shotgun sequence genomic window carries:
- the LOC119307892 gene encoding probable 2,3-bisphosphoglycerate-independent phosphoglycerate mutase, which produces MAAAASARSRVAFVLVDGIGDVTIPSLGGRTPLEAAAAPRLDAVAAAGVVGLMDPVEPGLACGSDTAHLSLLGYDPRVYYRGRGAFESMGAGLAMAPGDIAFKSNFATLDESTGVIVSRRADRHFEEEGPILCAALDGMKLPSFPEYEVRVRYATEHRCGVVVKGPRLSGNISGTDPLKDNRLHLKAEPLDDSEEAKNTAAVVNELSKEITCILVSQPINAKRAVEGKNIANVVLLRGCGIRIEVPPFETKHGLTPCMVAPTKIIAGLGLSLGIDILEAPGATGDYRTLLTSKAKAIAKALSAPLDTPPRVFVPGEDEYKTGRENGYDFGFLHIKAIDDAGHDKAVKLKVRGLEAVDRAIGQLARLLWEAEKSGHYQYFLCVTGDHSTPVEYGDHSFEPVPFAICRLRDFVGAIGEGNVMNTPLDDFPLPLVKSGEDLTDDSEPAEHKPEERKAFSGDTMCEYTEIAAARGCLGRFPGSEMMGIIKKFMKAKND; this is translated from the exons atggcggcggcggcgtcggcgaggAGCAGGGTGGCGTTCGTGCTGGTGGACGGGATAGGGGACGTGACCATCCCTTCCCTCGGTGGGCGTACCCCGCTGGAGGCGGCCGCGGCACCGCGGCTGGACGCTGTGGCGGCGGCTGGGGTGGTCGGGCTCATGGACCCCGTGGAGCCCGGGCTCGCCTGCGGCAGCGACACGGCGCACCTCTCCCTCCTCGGGTACGATCCCCGCGTATACTACCGCGGCCGCGGCGCGTTCGAGTCCATGGGCGCAGGCCTCGCCATGGCCCCGGGCGACATCGCCTTCAAG TCGAACTTTGCTACATTGGACGAAAGCACGGGGGTTATCGTGAGCAGGAGGGCGGATAGGCACTTTGAGGAGGAAGGCCCAATCCTCTGTGCTGCATTAGATGGAATGAAGCTCCCATCATTTCCCGAATATGAAGTGAGAGTCAG GTACGCTACTGAGCACAGATGTGGTGTGGTTGTGAAAGGACCAAGGCTAAGTGGAAACATTTCCGGAACTGATCCGTTGAAAGACAACCGCTTGCATCTaaaggctgaacctttggatgattCGGAAGAAGCTAAAAACACCGCAGCTGTGGTTAACGAGCTCTCTAAGGAGATCACATGTATACTGGTTTCTCAACCCATCAATGCAAAGCGTGCTGTCGAGGGGAAGAATATTGCTAATGTTGTGCTATTGCGAGGCTGTGGTATCCGGATTGAG GTACCTCCCTTTGAAACCAAGCATGGACTCACACCATGCATGGTAGCTCCTACCAAGATCATAGCCGGGCTGGGGCTGTCGTTGGGCATTGATATCCTTGAAGCACCTGGAGCAACTGGAGATTATAGAACTCTCTTAACTTCCAAGGCAAAAGCTATAGCCAAGGCACTCTCTGCTCCTCTGGACACACCACCTCGCGTTTTTGTGCCTGGAGAGGATGAATATAAAACCGGAAGAGAAAATGGATACGACTTTGGTTTCTTGCACATCAAG GCTATTGATGATGCTGGCCATGACAAGGCTGTCAAGTTAAAGGTGCGAGGTCTGGAAGCTGTCGACCGGGCTATTGGTCAGCTTGCAAGGCTCCTGTGGGAAGCTGAGAAGTCGGGGCACTACCAGTACTTCCTCTGTGTCACTGGAGACCACTCTACTCCTGTTGAGTACGGAGACCACAGCTTTGAACCTGTCCCGTTTGCAATATGCCGTCTGAGAGATTTCGTGGGAGCGATTGGGGAGGGCAATGTGATGAATACCCCCCTTGACGATTTCCCGCTGCCTTTGGTTAAATCCGGAGAAGATTTAACTGATGATTCAGAACCAGCGGAACACAAGCCTGAGGAGCGTAAAGCTTTTAGCGGCGATACAATGTGTGAATACACCGAGATTGCTGCTGCAAGGGGCTGCCTTGGGCGGTTCCCTGGAAGTGAGATGATGGGCATCATCAAGAAGTTCATGAAAGCAAAGAACGATTAA
- the LOC119307893 gene encoding protein RTF1 homolog — protein MPDPNLDDLLLQAAGRTVGKGGQSRQSNQHWQQHGRRAGGSYSGGSGSDGSDDGDSDSDVAPSHPRKRLPPGSQVPLKKRHQTGKGGSLGGGYDDEDPDDEGRRSGGEDSDSAPSVGSDLYKDEDDKEQLENMTELQREMILAERSTRIDDYKLKKLARASSSKTDKARKDSPPPPPSRLRASARTDRSATKSALDELRAKRMRQQDPEAYRSRFKDLVPKSGGSPNRRRAGTPPSDGSNDGGHRGRMNNHVGIAEDNRDDEFDESPSRLDPLKFDDVKSITLRRSKLVKWFMEPFFEDLVSGCFVRLGIGKTKSGTPKYRLCIVRNVDASDPDRQYKLESYETCKYLNVVWDNEANAARWQMTQVSDSPVLEEEFKEWLQEAEKNGVRIPTRQEVLEKKEAIIEAYNFVYSADTVQKMLQLKKSAVRRPMNVAAEKDRLRDQLEMALVRRDDAEAERIRARLSHLQKIAQPMSTNEKAAKLEEMNRKNRAENFKNASEMKAVNTSLKAGEAGYDPFSRRWTRSRNYYAAKPEGEAENAEAANGNSDNVIAVTEAVKGGVRVGTAVTASALVAAAEAGKLVDTNAPLDLGTETNPLHNFELPISLAILEQYGGPKGQFEAYMARKQKIEATMGYKIPDNDGRRHALTLSVSDYKRRRGLL, from the coding sequence ATGCCGGACCCTAACCTGGACGATCTGCTCCTCCAGGCCGCGGGTCGGACCGTGGGGAAGGGCGGCCAGTCCCGGCAGTCGAACCAGCACTGGCAGCAGCATGGGCGCCGTGCTGGGGGCTCCTACTCCGGCGGGAGCGGCTCCGATGGCTCCGACGACGGCGACTCCGACTCGGACGTCGCGCCGAGCCACCCGAGGAAGAGGCTGCCGCCGGGCTCGCAGGTGCCGCTCAAGAAGAGGCACCAGACGGGGAAGGGCGGCAGTCTGGGAGGAGGATATGACGACGAGGACCCCGATGACGAGGGGAGGCGGAGCGGGGGTGAGGACTCCGACAGCGCGCCGTCCGTCGGGAGCGACCTGTACAAGGACGAGGACGACAAGGAGCAGCTGGAGAACATGACGGAGCTGCAGAGGGAGATGATCCTGGCGGAGCGGAGCACCAGGATCGACGACTACAAGCTCAAGAAGCTGGCACGGGCGTCCTCGTCCAAGACGGACAAGGCCCGGAAGGACAGCCCTCCCCCACCGCCCAGCCGGCTGCGGGCCTCGGCCCGGACTGACAGGTCTGCCACCAAGAGCGCACTCGACGAGCTGCGAGCCAAGAGGATGAGGCAGCAGGATCCGGAGGCGTACCGTAGCAGGTTCAAGGATCTGGTTCCCAAGAGTGGCGGCTCACCTAATAGACGCAGGGCTGGAACCCCCCCGAGCGATGGTAGCAATGATGGCGGTCACAGGGGGAGGATGAACAACCATGTTGGGATTGCTGAGGATAATCGGGATGATGAGTTTGACGAATCACCAAGTAGACTTGACCCTCTCAAGTTTGATGATGTGAAGAGCATAACCCTTCGGAGGTCAAAGCTGGTGAAGTGGTTCATGGAACCCTTTTTTGAGGACCTTGTATCTGGTTGCTTTGTGCGGCTTGGGATTGGCAAGACAAAATCAGGCACCCCCAAGTATAGGCTGTGCATAGTTAGAAACGTGGATGCTAGCGACCCAGATCGGCAGTACAAACTGGAGAGTTACGAAACATGCAAGTATCTCAATGTTGTATGGGATAATGAAGCTAATGCTGCTCGGTGGCAGATGACTCAGGTCTCCGACTCTCCTGTCCTTGAAGAAGAGTTCAAGGAGTGGCTTCAAGAGGCTGAAAAGAATGGCGTACGCATACCAACGCGGCAGGAAGTGCTGGAGAAGAAAGAAGCCATTATAGAGGCCTACAATTTTGTGTATTCAGCAGATACggtacagaagatgctgcaactgAAGAAATCAGCTGTGAGACGTCCTATGAATGTTGCTGCTGAGAAGGATAGGTTGAGGGATCAGTTGGAGATGGCCCTGGTCCGGAGGGATGATGCAGAAGCAGAAAGGATCCGTGCAAGGTTGAGTCATCTGCAGAAGATTGCTCAGCCAATGTCAACTAATGAGAAGGCAGCAAAGTTAGAGGAGATGAACAGGAAGAACCGTGCTGAGAATTTCAAGAATGCATCAGAAATGAAAGCTGTTAATACAAGTTTGAAGGCTGGAGAGGCTGGTTATGACCCTTTCTCAAGGAGGTGGACAAGATCGAGGAACTATTATGCAGCAAAGCCAGAAGGAGAAGCAGAAAATGCTGAAGCCGCCAATGGCAACAGCGATAATGTAATAGCTGTGACGGAAGCTGTGAAGGGTGGGGTGCGAGTTGGCACAGCAGTCACAGCTTCAGCTCTGGTGGCAGCAGCTGAAGCTGGGAAGCTGGTTGATACCAACGCACCTTTGGATCTCGGGACAGAAACGAATCCGCTACATAATTTTGAACTTCCTATATCACTGGCTATTCTGGAGCAGTATGGTGGACCCAAAGGTCAGTTTGAGGCCTACATGGCGAGGAAGCAGAAGATAGAAGCAACGATGGGTTACAAGATCCCTGACAATGATGGAAGGAGGCATGCTCTAACTCTCTCTGTGAGCGACTACAAAAGGCGACGTGGTCTTCTTTGA